AAGTTGGGGTTGGAAGGTGCTTGGTGTTTCGATGTGAGTGGGGCTTGTAGTGGCTTTGCGATGGCTTATGATATTGCTGTTCGTTTAGCCCAAGGTGAAACGGAGGGTTATACCTTAGTAATCGGTGCAGAGAAGATGAGTCAGATCTTGAACTTTGCGGACCGTTCAACGAGTTTCTTATTCGGGGACGGAGCAGGAGCGGTTGTGTTAAAGCATGGTGGCTTTGAGACATTAAACTACGAAAGTGAGTTCCACTCCATGCCAGATACAAGTAACTCCCTTTTAGTTCAGTCACAAGAAGCGCATGCTATGACCTTAGCTATGGATGGTAGGGAAGTCTTTAACTTCGTTTATAAGACAGCGATTCCATCGCTCGTGGATTTTCTGAAGCGAACGGGAGATTTTGATTATTTGCTGTGCCATCAGGCGAATCGACGTTTTTTGGAATTGATTGAACGCAAAGGGAAGATACATTCTGAGCAAATTCCGCAGAACATCCATGAGGTGGCTAATATATCTGCTGCAAGCATTCCGATTTTATTGGATTCGCTCGTGGAAGGTGGTCAAATTTCTTTAGACGGAACACAAGAAGTCGTGTTGTTTGGGTTTGGAGCAGGCCTTTCTTGGGGCATGGTTCATACCATCATTTAGTACAGAAAAAGAATTATTGGAGGAATAGAAATGGTATTTGATAAAGTAAAAGAAATTATTGTTGATCAATTAGGTGTGGAAGAAGAAGACGTAACGATGACAACGGACTTCGAAAATGATATGGATGCGGATAGCTTAGATTTATTCCAAGTTATTAGCGAATTAGAAGATGAATTTGATATTACCATCGACACAGACCAAGAATTAAAGACTGTTGGTGACTTAGTTAAATATATCGAAGATACACAGAAATAATCGAAACGTAAACGAAAGCAGGTTTTTATGAAAACAGCCATTACAGAATTACTAAATATAGATTATCCCATTGTTCAAGGAGCAATGGCTTGGGTGGCGGATGCCGATTTAGCGAGCGCTGTATCTAACGCTGGAGGACTTGGTGTAATTGGTACAGGACACAATCCTGTCGAAATGGTCAAAGCACAGGTCGAGACGATGCAAAGCTTGACGGACAAGCCTTTTGCGGTAAACGTAATGCTCCTGAGTGCTCATGCGGATGAAGTGGTCGACTATATTATTGAAGCAGGCGTGAAAGTTGTCACAACTGGGGCAGGTAATCCTGCTAAATACATGGCGAAATTTCAAGAAAACGGCGTTCGTGTAATCCCAGTTGTCGCTTCTGTGGCTTATGCTAAACGCATGGCTCGCATTGGTGCTTCTGCGATTGTTGTAGAGGGTATGGAAGCGGGCGGCCATATCGGCAAGACCACAACGCTGGCGCTCCTCCCTCAAATTATTGAAGCAGTGGATATTCCTGTTATTGCAGCCGGTGGCTTCGGTAATGGTGAATCTATGGCTGCTGCCTTAATGCTAGGAGCGGAGGGTATCCAAGTCGGCACACGTTTCGTGACATCGAAGGAATCCAACGCCCATCCTAATTTTAAACAAGCTATCTTGAAAGCCAATGATATTGATACGGTCGTAACCGGTCAAACCACGGGTCATCCAGTACGTGTTCTGCGCAATAAACTAACGACCCAATACTTAGCGATTGAACGTCAAGAAGCTGCCAAAGATGAGCCAGACTATACCGAGATGGAAGCACTTGGAACCGGTGCCCTTCGCCGCGCAGTGGTAGAAGGGGATGTTGAAATGGGCTCAATGATGGCTGGTCAAATCGCTGGGTTGATTAAACGGGAAGAAACCGTCCAAGAAATTATCTTAGATTATGTGCAAACGGCCAAAGAAACGTATCAGAAACGCCAGCATATATTTATGGATGAAGGAGAGATTGCCAAATGAAAGTAGCCGTTATATTTAACGGGCAAGGGGCTCACTATGAGGGCATGGGCTTAGATTTTGTCGAAGCTTATCCCCAAGCTCGAGAGACCTTTAATCTTGCGGAAGCAGTGACAGGCCTGGATATTCGCGGTCTGGTCAGTGAGAATTTCGAGCAATTGCAAGAGACACGTTATGCCCAAGTGGCCATTGCTACGACAAGTTTAGCAATCTATAACAGTATCGCTTCAATGCTTCCAGAAGTGAGTTATATGGCTGGTTTAAGTTTAGGAGAGTATACTGCCTTACTGGCTTCCGGTAGTATCGATACCAAAGCCGGTATTCAATTAATTCAACATCGGGGCAATATTATGGGTGATCACTGCACCGAATTAGCTAAAGGTGAACCTTTTCAAATGGCAGCCGTAATGAAGCTGCCCCTTGATGTCATTCGACAAATCGTCTCAGAGGTCCATCAAGCGGATGCCCCTTTGTATATTGCCAATATGAATGCCGACCATCAAACGATTATCGCAGGTTCTCAAGCGAGCCTGGATCGTTTTGCTGAAGCGGCTAAAGCAGAAGGCTTGAAACGCCTCTTGCCTTTAAGTGTGGAAGGGCCTTTCCATACACCATTGATGCAAGCGTGTTGTATGCCTTTTGGGAAAGTCTTAGAGAATATTGCCTTTGCCGAAGGTCAAACGCCAGTAATAAGTAATACAACGGTTCAAGCTCATGATGCGGATAGCTTCCGTGAGAATCTAGTGCGTCACTTAGTTGAACCAGTTCATTGGGTCCAAACGATTGCTTACTTACAAGCAGCAGGTGTAACCCATGTGTTGCAAATCGGTCCAGGGGATACTCTAAGCCGCTTGTTGAAACGTGACAAAGTTCCTTTAGACCACTATGTCATCGATAAAGTAGAAGATATCGAGGGCTTAGCTGCCTTCTTGAAGGAGGATTAATCATGACCAAAATTTGCCTTGTAACCGGGAGTTCTCGGGGGATTGGCCTGGCGATTGCTAAACACTTAGCCAGCTTAGGCCACCAAGTAATTTTAAATAGTCGTAAGCCTTTGAGTGATGAAGTTATAGCTCAATTTGAAGGCTATGCTTATCCAGCTGCGAGTGTTGTAGGAGATGTGAGTGATTTCACCAGTGCCCAAGCAATGGTGCAGGAAGTCGTAGATCGTTTCGGCAAGATTGACGTGCTGGTCAACAATGCAGGCTTAAATCGCGATGGCCTCTTTGTGCGGATGAGTGAAGAAGATTATGACACGGTGCTAGATGTGAATTTGAAGGGGACTTTCAACATGACTCGTCACGTAGCGCCCCATATGGTTAAGCAAAGAGAAGGGGCCATTATCAATATGTCTAGTATTGTGGGCGTGATGGGGAATGCCGGTCAAGCCAACTATGCTGCGAGTAAAGCCGGTATTATCGGCCTAACTAAATCCCTCGCCCGTGAATTAGGTGGCCGTTCGGTAACGGTGAATGCCATTGCCCCTGGCTTTATCGAAACAGATATGACCGATGAACTGAGTGAGAAAGTGAAGAAGGCCATGCTGGCGCAAATTCCCATGAAGCGCTTTGGTCAAGTAGAAGAAGTCGCTCACTGTGTGGAATTTCTAATGGAGAATAAATACATTACAGGACAGACCATCGAAATTAATGGTGGCATGCATACTTAGGCAGACAGAGGAGGATAAGAATGCAAAGAGTTGTAGTAACAGGGATGGGTGCGGTGTCACCGATCGGGAATGATGTTGAAGCCTTCTGGAAGAACATGAAAGCCGGCAAGCATGGTTTTGCTGAGATTACCAAATTTGATACCAGTGATATGAGTACGAAGATTGCGGGTGAAGTGAAAAACTTTGATCCAACAGAATATATTTCCCGTAAAGATACACGACGGATGGATGATTTCTCTCAGTATGCGATTGCTGCATCGGTCCAAGCGACGCAGATGAGTGGCTATGATATTGAAGCGAATGCTGAAGGTGTCGGTGTATTAATCAGTTCCGGGATCGGCGGTATTAATACCATTCAAGAAGGCGTTATTAAGATGACAGACAAAGGCCCTAAACGTATTCCGGCGCTTTTTGTGCCGATGGTTATTGGGAATATGGCGGCAGGGAATGTATCGATGCATTTAGGTGCCAAAGGAATCAGTTTAGATATTGTCACGGCCTGTGCGAGTGCTACTAATTCCATCGGGGAGGCCTTCTTGAAGATTCAAGCAGGCATGTTAGATGCGTGTCTAGCTGGTGGAGCAGAAGGGACTCTTTCGATGATTGGTGTGGGAGGCTTTGAGGCCTTAACAGCAACAAGCTTTAATCCAGATGCGGATACGGCGTCCAGACCTTTTGACAAGGATCGCGATGGCTTTGTCATGGGTGAAGGGGCCGGGGTCCTATTCTTGGAGTCTTTAGAATCTGCTCAAGCACGGGGTGCCCACATTTATGCCGAGCTGGTCGGATATGGGGCTAATTCAGATGCTTACCATATGACTGCACCTAATCCAGATGGCTCAGGAGCTGGTAAAGCCATGCTTCAAGCGATGACTATGGCTGGGATTACGGCTGAAGAGGTGGACTATATAAATGCTCATGGAACCAGTACGCCGACCAATGATTCAGCTGAAACAGTAGCCATTAAATATGCCTTAGGTGAGCGAGCTTATGATATTCCTGTATCAAGCTCTAAGGGACATTTCGGTCACTTATTGGGGGCTGCTGGTGGTGTCGAAGCTATTGCTTGTGTAAAGGCTTTAGAAGAAGGTTTCGTTCCGGCTACTCTAGGCTTAGAGACACCTGACGAGGCTTGCGATTTAGACTATGTGCCAGGTGAAGGCCGCCAGGCGGAGCTTAAGTATGTTCTGTCTAATTCCTTAGGCTTTGGTGGCCACAATGCAGTGCTATGCTTCAAGAAATGGGAGGCTTAGGATGACACACGAGCAGTTATTGGAATTAATCGACCGTATTGATCAGTCAAGTTTGGCTTACATGGATTATCGCTTTGAGTCGGGCTCTTTAGAACTATCTAAAGAAGTGCCGATGAAAGTGAACTCCAATGAAGCACCAGTTGCCTCATCGGCAAGTTCTACCCCGCAAGCAGACTCATTAACAGACGTTCCACCTCTTGCTGAAATTGCTCCACAAATTACGGTTGCCCCTGAAGCTGAACCCGTTGGACCGAAAGGTGAAGCGGTCTTAGCCCCGATGGTAGGGGTGGCTTACTTGCGGCCGAAGCCAGATGCAGCACCATTTGTCCAAGTGGGCGATCAAGTCACCCAAGGGGATACGGTTATGATTATTGAAGCGATGAAATTAATGAATGAAATTCAAGCCCCCGTATCAGGACGGGTTGTAGAAATCCTTGTTGAGAATGAGACGGTTGTAGAATACAACCAGGCGCTCTTGATTATCGAACCATAAGGAGGAAGTTATGAGTGTATTAAGTGTTCAAGAAGTCATGGAGATTATTCCAAATCGGTATCCCATTCTATTTATCGATGCTGTTGATGAATTAGAGCCAGGTAAACGCATTGTTGCCCGCAAAAATGTGACCATTAATGAAGAAGTCTTTAATGGCCACTTCCCAGGTGAGCCGGTCTTTCCGGGTGTCTTTATTATCGATGCCTTAGCCCAAGCAGGTTCGATTGCTCTATTGATGCAAGAGGAATTCAAGGGCATGAACGGCTACTTAGGTGGTTTAAACAAAGTGAAGTTCCGCCAGAAAGTTGTCCCAGGAGACGTCTTACGTCTGGAAGTGGAAATTACGAAACTCCGCAAGAATGCGGGACTTGCCCAAGGCTATGCTTATGTAAGCGAGAAGAAAGTATGTGAAGCAGAAATGACATTTATTATTGGAGCGAAGTAATATGTTTGGAAAAGTATTGGTTGCCAATCGCGGCGAAATTGCAGTTCGAATTATTCGAGCGTTACGAGAAATGAATATCACGTCTGTCGCTGTTTACAGTGAAGCGGACCGAAATGCTATGCATGCGGAATTAGCAGATGAAGCAGTCTGCATTGGGCCAGCCAAGACTTTAGATTCCTATGCAAACCCTATTGCGATCCTCAGTGCAGCAATGGTGACAGGCTGTGAAGCAATCCATCCAGGTTATGGCTTCTTGTCTGAACGAAGTGACTTTGCGGCCCTGTGTGAGGATGTAGGCATTAGTTTTATTGGACCTAGTAGCTATCATATTCGCTCAATGGGAAATAAGCATAATGCGCGTGTAACCATGATTGAAGCTGGCGTGCCAGTTATTCCAGGTAGCGATGACTTAGTGCTGGATATTGAAGAAGCCCGCCAAGTCGCTGAGCGTATTGGTTACCCGCTCATGATTAAAGCAGCTGATGGCGGTGGTGGCAAAGGGATGCGCCGGGTTGATGTCCCGGAAGAATTAGAAGATAAATTCATGCAGGCGCAAGCGGAGACCCAAGCAATTTATGGCAATCAACATCTGTATATCGAGCAGATTATTCAATCAGCGAAACATATTGAAGTGCAATTATTAGGTGATACGCATGGAAATGTCATTCATTTAGGTGAACGAGACTGCTCCCTACAAAGAAATAATCAGAAAGTGATTGAGTTCGCTCCAGCCCTTAGTCTGGCTCCGGAAACCCGGGAAGGTATTTGCAAAGCTGCTGTACGGGCGGCTAAAGCAATCGAATACACGAATGCTGGGACTATTGAATTTCTTGTGGATCAAGCGGGGAACTATTATTTCATGGAAATGAATACCCGTTTACAAGTGGAACATCCCGTGACTGAAATGATAACCGGTGTCGATTTAGTTCAAGAGCAGATTCGCATTGCAAGCGGTGAAGCCTTGTCTTACCGCCAAGAAGATATTCAATTTTCAGGCTTTGCGATCGAGTGTCGCTTAAATGCGGAGAATCCTCGGGCCAACTTTATGCCATCAAGCGGGCACATTAATCGTTGCATTATGCCTGCAGGTGGGTTGGGCCTCCGGGTTGAAACAGCAGCTTATTCGGAATATGAATTGCCACCTTTCTATGATTCGATGATTGGCAAGATTATCACGCATCATGATCAGCGCGAAGGTGCCTTCCAGATGATGAAACGCGCCTTATACGAAGTTGTTGTTGAAGGCTTAGAAACCAATGTCGATTTATTAGATGCTTTAATTGGCAACGAGACAGTCTTTGCAGATGCATTTGATACCCGGTGGCTGGAAAGTCAATTTATGCCAGCGTGGAATGCCATGCTAGAAGCAGAGGAGGGATAGTAAATGGCTTTATTTCGTAAGAAAGAATCTATTCGGCTAAATCCAATCTTACCCCAGAACTTTACGAAGAAACGCGAAGAATTGCCGGATGACTTAGTCAAGCGCTGTCCTTCTTGCCGCCGCGTCATCTTACAAAAAGACATTACCCAAGACCGTTGTTGTCCGAATTGTCAGCACCATTTCCAATTTCCAGCTCAAGACCGAATTGAGTGGCTAGTGGATGAGGGCAGCTTTATGGAGTGGGATAGTTATTTTGCCACGGTGAATCCGCTCGACTTTCCTGATTATCAAGAGAAGCTTGAAGCTGCCCAAGACGTAACCGGCTTGAATGAAGCGGTGGTAACGGGTGAAGCCACCATCAGAGGTAATGCCGTATCATTAGGTGTCATGGACAGTCGTTTCATTATGGCAAGTATGGGAAGTGTTGTTGGGGAGAAATTAACTCGTTTGTTTGAAAAGGCGACCGAGCGTGAACTTCCTGTTATTCTATATGTC
This region of Suicoccus acidiformans genomic DNA includes:
- the fabF gene encoding beta-ketoacyl-ACP synthase II — protein: MQRVVVTGMGAVSPIGNDVEAFWKNMKAGKHGFAEITKFDTSDMSTKIAGEVKNFDPTEYISRKDTRRMDDFSQYAIAASVQATQMSGYDIEANAEGVGVLISSGIGGINTIQEGVIKMTDKGPKRIPALFVPMVIGNMAAGNVSMHLGAKGISLDIVTACASATNSIGEAFLKIQAGMLDACLAGGAEGTLSMIGVGGFEALTATSFNPDADTASRPFDKDRDGFVMGEGAGVLFLESLESAQARGAHIYAELVGYGANSDAYHMTAPNPDGSGAGKAMLQAMTMAGITAEEVDYINAHGTSTPTNDSAETVAIKYALGERAYDIPVSSSKGHFGHLLGAAGGVEAIACVKALEEGFVPATLGLETPDEACDLDYVPGEGRQAELKYVLSNSLGFGGHNAVLCFKKWEA
- the accB gene encoding acetyl-CoA carboxylase biotin carboxyl carrier protein; its protein translation is MTHEQLLELIDRIDQSSLAYMDYRFESGSLELSKEVPMKVNSNEAPVASSASSTPQADSLTDVPPLAEIAPQITVAPEAEPVGPKGEAVLAPMVGVAYLRPKPDAAPFVQVGDQVTQGDTVMIIEAMKLMNEIQAPVSGRVVEILVENETVVEYNQALLIIEP
- a CDS encoding acyl carrier protein, with the translated sequence MVFDKVKEIIVDQLGVEEEDVTMTTDFENDMDADSLDLFQVISELEDEFDITIDTDQELKTVGDLVKYIEDTQK
- a CDS encoding ACP S-malonyltransferase, which translates into the protein MKVAVIFNGQGAHYEGMGLDFVEAYPQARETFNLAEAVTGLDIRGLVSENFEQLQETRYAQVAIATTSLAIYNSIASMLPEVSYMAGLSLGEYTALLASGSIDTKAGIQLIQHRGNIMGDHCTELAKGEPFQMAAVMKLPLDVIRQIVSEVHQADAPLYIANMNADHQTIIAGSQASLDRFAEAAKAEGLKRLLPLSVEGPFHTPLMQACCMPFGKVLENIAFAEGQTPVISNTTVQAHDADSFRENLVRHLVEPVHWVQTIAYLQAAGVTHVLQIGPGDTLSRLLKRDKVPLDHYVIDKVEDIEGLAAFLKED
- the accC gene encoding acetyl-CoA carboxylase biotin carboxylase subunit codes for the protein MFGKVLVANRGEIAVRIIRALREMNITSVAVYSEADRNAMHAELADEAVCIGPAKTLDSYANPIAILSAAMVTGCEAIHPGYGFLSERSDFAALCEDVGISFIGPSSYHIRSMGNKHNARVTMIEAGVPVIPGSDDLVLDIEEARQVAERIGYPLMIKAADGGGGKGMRRVDVPEELEDKFMQAQAETQAIYGNQHLYIEQIIQSAKHIEVQLLGDTHGNVIHLGERDCSLQRNNQKVIEFAPALSLAPETREGICKAAVRAAKAIEYTNAGTIEFLVDQAGNYYFMEMNTRLQVEHPVTEMITGVDLVQEQIRIASGEALSYRQEDIQFSGFAIECRLNAENPRANFMPSSGHINRCIMPAGGLGLRVETAAYSEYELPPFYDSMIGKIITHHDQREGAFQMMKRALYEVVVEGLETNVDLLDALIGNETVFADAFDTRWLESQFMPAWNAMLEAEEG
- the fabZ gene encoding 3-hydroxyacyl-ACP dehydratase FabZ; the encoded protein is MSVLSVQEVMEIIPNRYPILFIDAVDELEPGKRIVARKNVTINEEVFNGHFPGEPVFPGVFIIDALAQAGSIALLMQEEFKGMNGYLGGLNKVKFRQKVVPGDVLRLEVEITKLRKNAGLAQGYAYVSEKKVCEAEMTFIIGAK
- the accD gene encoding acetyl-CoA carboxylase, carboxyltransferase subunit beta; its protein translation is MALFRKKESIRLNPILPQNFTKKREELPDDLVKRCPSCRRVILQKDITQDRCCPNCQHHFQFPAQDRIEWLVDEGSFMEWDSYFATVNPLDFPDYQEKLEAAQDVTGLNEAVVTGEATIRGNAVSLGVMDSRFIMASMGSVVGEKLTRLFEKATERELPVILYVASGGARMQEGILSLMQMAKVSQAVSQHSQAGLLYVSVLTNPTTGGVTASFGMQADITLAEPKATIGFAGKRVIAQTMQAELPEDFQEAERVLQTGFVDQIIARSEQHDALALILNVHK
- the fabG gene encoding 3-oxoacyl-[acyl-carrier-protein] reductase, encoding MTKICLVTGSSRGIGLAIAKHLASLGHQVILNSRKPLSDEVIAQFEGYAYPAASVVGDVSDFTSAQAMVQEVVDRFGKIDVLVNNAGLNRDGLFVRMSEEDYDTVLDVNLKGTFNMTRHVAPHMVKQREGAIINMSSIVGVMGNAGQANYAASKAGIIGLTKSLARELGGRSVTVNAIAPGFIETDMTDELSEKVKKAMLAQIPMKRFGQVEEVAHCVEFLMENKYITGQTIEINGGMHT
- a CDS encoding 3-oxoacyl-ACP synthase III family protein; translated protein: MSRIIATGRYLPGKPIDNETFIKQTGIESSDEWIQQRSGISKRYFAREDETLADIATQAAIRALASLAEDIPKQIRRIIVATMSSLGQTPTIANQVQAKLGLEGAWCFDVSGACSGFAMAYDIAVRLAQGETEGYTLVIGAEKMSQILNFADRSTSFLFGDGAGAVVLKHGGFETLNYESEFHSMPDTSNSLLVQSQEAHAMTLAMDGREVFNFVYKTAIPSLVDFLKRTGDFDYLLCHQANRRFLELIERKGKIHSEQIPQNIHEVANISAASIPILLDSLVEGGQISLDGTQEVVLFGFGAGLSWGMVHTII